Proteins from a single region of Aerococcus viridans:
- the guaB gene encoding IMP dehydrogenase, whose translation MTTAWENKFAKEGLTFDDVLLLPAHSEVLPNEVDLGVQLAPNLKLNIPILSASMDTVTDASMAIAMARQGGLGIIHKNMTIAQQADEVRKVKRSESGVISDPFYLFPESSVKEAVALMGRYRISGVPIINNEEDHKLLGILTNRDIRFLENHDQAIENVMTKDDLVVAPQGTSLEEASHILYENRIEKLLLVDDQGRLTGLVTIKDIERVTDYPNSAKDAKGRLIVGAAVGVTSDTFERVAALLEAGADAIVIDTAHGHSAGVLRKIAQIRQEFPEATLIAGNVATAEGTRALYEAGVDVVKVGIGPGSICTTRVVAGVGVPQITAVYDAASVANEYGKTIIADGGIKFSGDIVKALAAGGHAVMLGSMLAGTDEAPGELEIFQGRQFKTYRGMGSLGAMKKGSADRYFQGEVNEANKLVPEGIEGRVAYKGSVSGIIFQLLGGIESGMGYCGAATVEDLRQHAQFIRMTGAGLIESHPHDVQITKEAPNYSRG comes from the coding sequence ATGACTACTGCATGGGAAAACAAGTTCGCTAAAGAGGGATTAACATTTGATGATGTCTTACTATTGCCAGCACATTCAGAGGTGTTGCCTAACGAGGTAGACTTAGGCGTACAGTTGGCACCCAACTTGAAATTAAATATTCCAATCCTTTCAGCTTCAATGGATACTGTAACGGATGCGAGCATGGCCATCGCTATGGCACGCCAAGGTGGACTTGGTATTATTCACAAAAACATGACAATTGCCCAACAAGCGGATGAAGTACGTAAGGTGAAGCGTTCAGAATCAGGTGTCATTTCAGATCCATTCTACTTATTCCCTGAATCTTCTGTGAAAGAAGCAGTGGCATTGATGGGTCGTTACCGGATTTCTGGTGTACCCATCATCAACAATGAAGAAGACCACAAATTGTTGGGGATCTTAACAAACCGTGACATCCGTTTCTTGGAAAATCATGACCAAGCCATTGAAAATGTCATGACTAAGGATGACTTAGTGGTTGCACCACAAGGGACTTCTTTAGAAGAAGCAAGCCATATCTTATACGAAAACCGTATAGAGAAATTATTACTAGTTGATGACCAAGGCCGTTTAACTGGCTTAGTTACTATTAAAGATATTGAACGCGTTACAGACTATCCAAATTCTGCTAAAGACGCAAAAGGTCGTTTGATTGTGGGTGCGGCAGTTGGGGTTACTTCAGATACATTTGAACGTGTTGCGGCTTTACTTGAAGCAGGTGCAGATGCGATTGTAATCGATACTGCACATGGTCACTCTGCAGGGGTTTTACGTAAAATTGCACAAATTCGCCAAGAGTTCCCAGAAGCTACTTTAATCGCTGGAAATGTAGCGACAGCTGAAGGTACGCGTGCTTTATATGAAGCAGGTGTAGACGTGGTTAAAGTAGGGATTGGGCCTGGTTCAATTTGTACAACACGTGTGGTTGCTGGTGTTGGGGTACCACAAATTACAGCGGTCTATGACGCAGCTAGTGTAGCCAACGAATACGGCAAGACCATTATTGCGGATGGTGGGATCAAATTCTCAGGTGATATTGTCAAAGCTTTAGCGGCTGGTGGCCATGCAGTGATGTTAGGATCAATGTTAGCGGGTACTGACGAAGCACCTGGGGAATTAGAAATCTTCCAAGGACGTCAATTTAAAACTTACCGTGGTATGGGTTCATTAGGGGCTATGAAAAAGGGTTCTGCGGACCGTTACTTCCAAGGTGAAGTCAACGAAGCCAACAAATTAGTGCCTGAAGGCATCGAAGGACGCGTTGCTTATAAGGGTTCAGTTTCAGGTATTATCTTCCAATTACTTGGTGGTATTGAATCAGGTATGGGCTATTGCGGTGCTGCAACAGTTGAAGACTTACGTCAACATGCACAATTTATTCGCATGACAGGTGCTGGTTTAATCGAATCGCATCCGCATGATGTACAAATCACTAAAGAAGCGCCAAACTATTCAAGAGGCTAA
- the serS gene encoding serine--tRNA ligase, with the protein MIDIKLLRDNFDATAEKYASRGVAKDELEKLIDLDGQRREVISQTETLKAERNAVSDEIGLLRRNKENADDKIARMKEVGEEILVLDKRLAKLDEQVTYIMDRLPNLPHDSVPVGADEDDNVEVRRWSQAPEFDFQPKAHYEIGEALGILDFERGAKVSGARFLYYRGLGARLERAVYNFMLDQHQEEGYEEIIPPYLVNENAMYGTGQFPKFTEDVFSTTNEDRHLTLIPTAEVPLTNYFANEIIPGENLPIYFTAMSPSFRSEAGSAGRDTRGLIRLHQFQKVEMVKFARPEDSYDELEKMVANAENILQKLNLPYRVITLSTGDMGFSAAKTYDLEVWVPAQETYREISSCSNTEAFQARRALIRFRNANGKPEYVHTLNGSGLAVGRTVTAILENYQNADGSVTIPEALVPYMGGIKEITKENASGVSKLK; encoded by the coding sequence ATGATTGATATTAAATTATTAAGAGACAACTTTGATGCGACTGCGGAAAAATACGCTAGCCGTGGGGTTGCAAAAGATGAATTAGAGAAATTAATTGATTTAGACGGCCAACGCCGTGAGGTGATTTCTCAAACAGAAACTTTAAAAGCGGAACGTAATGCCGTTTCTGATGAAATTGGCTTATTACGCCGCAACAAAGAAAATGCGGATGATAAAATTGCCCGCATGAAAGAAGTAGGCGAAGAAATCCTTGTTTTAGACAAAAGACTTGCTAAATTGGATGAGCAAGTGACTTACATTATGGATCGTTTACCAAACTTACCACATGATTCAGTACCAGTTGGTGCCGATGAAGATGACAACGTTGAAGTGCGACGATGGAGCCAAGCCCCTGAGTTCGATTTTCAACCAAAAGCGCACTACGAAATTGGTGAAGCATTAGGTATTTTAGACTTTGAACGTGGTGCTAAAGTTTCAGGTGCCCGCTTCCTTTACTACCGCGGTTTAGGTGCCCGTTTAGAGCGTGCAGTTTATAACTTTATGTTAGACCAGCATCAAGAAGAGGGATACGAAGAAATCATCCCTCCTTACTTAGTGAACGAGAACGCTATGTACGGTACTGGTCAATTCCCTAAATTTACAGAAGATGTCTTCTCAACAACGAATGAAGACCGTCACCTAACATTGATTCCAACAGCCGAAGTACCTTTAACAAATTACTTTGCCAATGAAATCATTCCAGGTGAAAATTTACCAATCTACTTCACAGCAATGTCTCCAAGTTTCCGTTCAGAAGCAGGATCAGCTGGTCGTGATACTCGTGGTTTGATTCGTCTACACCAATTCCAAAAAGTTGAAATGGTAAAATTCGCGCGCCCAGAAGATTCTTATGACGAATTAGAAAAAATGGTTGCAAATGCCGAAAATATCCTACAAAAATTAAACTTACCATACCGTGTCATTACCCTATCAACTGGAGACATGGGCTTCTCAGCTGCTAAAACTTATGACTTAGAAGTATGGGTACCAGCGCAAGAAACATACCGTGAAATTTCTTCATGTTCAAACACTGAAGCCTTCCAAGCGCGTCGTGCTTTAATCCGTTTCCGTAACGCAAACGGTAAACCTGAATATGTGCATACATTAAATGGTTCTGGCTTAGCAGTTGGGCGTACAGTAACAGCTATTTTAGAAAACTATCAAAACGCAGATGGTTCAGTAACAATCCCTGAAGCGTTAGTACCTTACATGGGTGGTATTAAAGAAATTACAAAAGAAAATGCTTCTGGCGTTTCAAAATTAAAATAA
- a CDS encoding GNAT family N-acetyltransferase, with protein MIKIRPIAKEDEPVIATIIRSVLEENHLDVPGTAYFDPQLDYMYDYYQKLVDSAYWVVEDQGCLVGGVGIGLLSKSLNFPINGHPGLSAEKATKGVKVGELQKLYLLPDARGKGYSRRLMDTVMVFAVDHGYDFLYLETIKSLEVAIVLYKKLGYQFLDKPLLPGDHILMDTFMMKDLNAKS; from the coding sequence ATGATTAAGATTAGACCGATTGCTAAAGAAGATGAACCAGTGATTGCGACAATTATTCGTAGTGTGTTAGAGGAAAATCATTTGGATGTTCCAGGCACCGCCTATTTTGATCCACAATTAGATTATATGTATGATTATTACCAGAAACTTGTAGATAGTGCATATTGGGTGGTTGAAGACCAAGGGTGTCTAGTTGGTGGTGTTGGCATAGGATTGCTATCTAAATCGCTTAATTTCCCTATTAATGGGCACCCAGGGCTATCAGCTGAAAAAGCTACAAAAGGTGTTAAGGTGGGCGAGCTACAAAAGCTGTATCTATTGCCAGATGCTAGGGGAAAGGGTTATTCTAGACGACTGATGGATACTGTGATGGTATTTGCTGTAGATCATGGCTATGATTTCTTGTATCTGGAGACGATCAAGAGTCTTGAAGTAGCCATTGTCTTATACAAAAAATTGGGCTATCAATTTCTAGATAAACCTTTGTTGCCGGGTGACCATATATTAATGGATACTTTTATGATGAAAGATTTGAATGCTAAATCATAG
- the msrA gene encoding peptide-methionine (S)-S-oxide reductase MsrA → MSKETAVFAGGCFWCMVQPFEEMDGIEKVTSGYTGGHKENPTYEEVCSGTTGHTEAVEIEFDNEKISYSELLDIYWQQTDPTDAMGQFVDRGDSYRPEIFVNSEEQAETAAASKAALDASGRFNKPVLTQITKASTFWPAEDYHQQFYKKNPAHYKRYSELSGRKTFIKDSWEEA, encoded by the coding sequence ATGTCTAAAGAAACAGCAGTATTTGCCGGCGGATGTTTTTGGTGTATGGTTCAACCATTCGAAGAAATGGATGGTATTGAAAAAGTTACATCAGGATACACTGGCGGCCACAAAGAAAATCCTACATATGAAGAAGTTTGCTCGGGCACAACCGGTCATACAGAAGCAGTTGAGATTGAATTTGATAATGAAAAAATAAGCTATTCAGAATTGTTAGATATTTATTGGCAACAAACAGACCCAACAGATGCAATGGGGCAATTCGTTGACCGTGGAGACTCTTACCGACCTGAAATCTTTGTGAACAGCGAAGAACAGGCAGAAACAGCAGCGGCATCTAAAGCAGCTTTAGATGCGAGTGGTCGTTTTAACAAACCAGTTCTAACACAAATCACAAAAGCATCAACTTTCTGGCCAGCAGAAGATTACCATCAACAATTCTACAAAAAGAATCCAGCCCACTATAAACGTTATAGTGAATTATCTGGTCGTAAAACATTCATCAAAGATAGTTGGGAAGAAGCTTAA
- the ychF gene encoding redox-regulated ATPase YchF has translation MALTAGIVGLPNVGKSTLFNAITKSQVEAANYPFATIDPNVGVVEVPDRRLQTLTEFYVPKKTVPTTFEFTDIAGIVKGASKGEGLGNKFLANIREVDAIVHVVRCFEDGNITHVSGKVDPADDIETINLELILSDLETVNKRYEKAIKMAKSKDHDAIVEANALAKVKEVLEAGKSARTVTFTEEEQPFIDRMFLLTTKPILYVANVNEDDAATGNDYVEIVRGIASEEDAEVVIVSAQIEEELASLDDEDREMFMEDLGMEVSGLDRLIQRAYTLLGLETYFTAGEQEVRAWTFKKGMKAPQAAGVIHSDFEKGFIRAETLSYEDLLTYGSEKAAKEAGRYRSEGKDYVVKDGDILLFRFNV, from the coding sequence TGCCGGAATCGTAGGATTACCAAACGTTGGAAAATCTACCTTATTTAATGCAATCACAAAATCTCAAGTAGAAGCCGCAAACTATCCCTTTGCAACAATCGACCCGAATGTGGGGGTTGTAGAGGTACCAGATAGACGTCTACAAACACTTACTGAATTCTACGTACCAAAGAAAACTGTCCCAACAACTTTTGAATTTACGGATATTGCCGGAATTGTTAAAGGAGCAAGTAAGGGTGAAGGGTTAGGAAACAAATTCTTAGCTAACATTCGTGAAGTAGATGCGATTGTTCACGTGGTTCGTTGCTTTGAAGATGGGAATATCACCCACGTTTCTGGAAAAGTAGATCCAGCTGACGATATTGAAACAATTAACCTAGAGTTAATCTTATCTGACTTAGAAACAGTCAATAAACGCTACGAAAAAGCAATTAAAATGGCTAAATCAAAAGACCATGATGCAATCGTTGAAGCCAACGCTCTAGCTAAGGTAAAAGAAGTGCTTGAAGCTGGTAAATCAGCTCGAACAGTGACTTTTACTGAAGAAGAACAGCCATTTATTGACCGCATGTTCCTTTTGACAACAAAACCAATCTTGTACGTAGCGAACGTAAACGAGGATGATGCAGCAACTGGTAACGACTATGTCGAAATCGTACGCGGTATTGCTAGTGAAGAGGATGCTGAAGTGGTAATTGTTTCAGCGCAAATCGAGGAAGAATTGGCATCGTTGGACGATGAAGACCGTGAAATGTTCATGGAAGACTTAGGGATGGAAGTATCTGGATTAGACCGTTTAATCCAACGCGCTTACACTTTATTGGGACTTGAAACTTACTTTACTGCCGGTGAACAAGAAGTGCGTGCTTGGACCTTCAAAAAGGGCATGAAAGCCCCACAAGCAGCGGGTGTCATTCACTCAGACTTTGAAAAAGGCTTTATCCGTGCAGAAACCTTATCTTATGAAGACTTACTGACTTATGGTAGTGAAAAAGCAGCCAAAGAAGCAGGTCGCTACCGTTCTGAAGGTAAGGACTACGTTGTGAAAGATGGCGATATCTTACTATTTAGATTTAACGTTTAA
- a CDS encoding thioredoxin domain-containing protein — protein sequence MDATNIDFSIVSDDLGFRYGKADAPVKLYAYLNVECPFSREFEQQNTAIIQEFVEAGKVQYIVKPINRPTGHLRKGNVMHSYLTYDDPENAFKQLTEMFATRQEWTELDEAGVAAYAENQLGYTKQDNDDTQEAIKAEAVEVGAKTVPTAYVFGQVFDEHEDNETIREWFNAAYQTATATEDYDFGADKLDLDQVTDKRAIKYGQDDAPIKVTEYVNFRCQGSKNLEDAVSEKLEGLADEGKIQRIIKHVDIDKAGLAKGEVINRFVDYKDQEKAYKQFKEIFARHGEWKTTDFGGIVDFAIETLSYQYQGNRLQNDVVKAEFEALGGTATPTIVVNNDKAFVGPNAAAELIAYLDEQIAQ from the coding sequence ATGGATGCAACAAATATTGATTTCTCAATTGTTTCAGATGACCTAGGATTTCGTTACGGGAAAGCAGACGCACCGGTAAAACTATATGCCTACTTAAACGTAGAATGTCCTTTTTCAAGGGAATTCGAACAACAAAATACGGCGATTATTCAAGAATTCGTTGAAGCGGGCAAAGTACAATATATTGTGAAGCCCATAAACCGCCCAACTGGTCACTTGCGTAAAGGGAATGTGATGCATAGTTACCTGACTTACGATGACCCAGAAAATGCCTTCAAACAGCTAACAGAGATGTTTGCGACTCGTCAAGAATGGACGGAATTAGACGAAGCGGGTGTAGCAGCATATGCTGAAAACCAATTAGGTTACACTAAACAAGACAACGATGATACCCAAGAAGCCATTAAAGCTGAAGCGGTTGAAGTAGGCGCTAAAACAGTGCCAACTGCCTATGTATTTGGCCAAGTCTTTGACGAGCACGAAGACAACGAGACTATCCGCGAATGGTTTAACGCTGCTTACCAAACAGCTACTGCAACAGAAGACTATGATTTCGGGGCCGACAAATTAGATTTAGACCAGGTTACGGATAAACGGGCTATTAAATACGGCCAAGATGATGCGCCGATTAAGGTGACTGAATACGTCAACTTCCGTTGCCAAGGGTCTAAAAACTTAGAAGACGCCGTGTCTGAAAAATTAGAGGGCCTAGCGGATGAAGGGAAGATTCAACGGATTATCAAACACGTTGATATCGATAAGGCTGGCTTAGCTAAAGGGGAAGTTATTAACCGCTTTGTAGACTACAAGGACCAAGAAAAAGCCTACAAACAATTCAAAGAAATCTTCGCCCGTCATGGTGAATGGAAAACGACAGACTTTGGTGGCATCGTAGACTTTGCTATTGAAACGCTATCTTACCAATACCAAGGCAACCGCCTGCAAAACGATGTCGTTAAAGCTGAATTTGAAGCGCTTGGCGGTACAGCAACCCCAACAATCGTCGTAAATAATGACAAAGCTTTTGTGGGGCCAAATGCAGCAGCTGAATTAATTGCTTACTTAGACGAACAAATTGCCCAGTAA
- a CDS encoding thioredoxin domain-containing protein — translation MTFQTDKITYQDAIKLGKDTAKVKVVEYYNLACPDALNYQEQFAFFLDPLIQTGQVQRILKHYDKTSPRLQKGNLVHDYIDYDNQEAAYTMADQYLRSQNDWARLNLDKVEAYLTQQGRVQQDNSELAARVFEEAQAVGVGAVPTIFIEDQAFVEIVDPEAFKQAIIERI, via the coding sequence ATGACCTTTCAAACAGATAAAATCACCTATCAAGATGCGATTAAACTTGGAAAAGATACAGCCAAGGTTAAAGTCGTTGAATACTACAACCTTGCTTGTCCGGATGCCTTAAATTACCAGGAGCAATTCGCCTTCTTCCTAGATCCATTAATTCAAACAGGGCAGGTGCAACGGATTTTGAAGCATTATGATAAAACCAGTCCGCGCCTACAAAAAGGTAACCTTGTCCATGATTACATCGATTACGATAACCAAGAAGCGGCCTATACTATGGCAGACCAATATCTTCGGTCACAAAATGACTGGGCGCGTTTAAATCTAGACAAAGTTGAAGCCTATTTAACCCAACAAGGACGTGTGCAACAAGACAATAGCGAACTGGCAGCACGCGTATTTGAAGAAGCACAGGCAGTTGGTGTCGGCGCGGTACCAACGATTTTCATCGAAGACCAAGCATTCGTTGAAATAGTAGACCCAGAAGCCTTCAAACAAGCGATAATAGAAAGAATCTAA
- a CDS encoding DUF1129 domain-containing protein produces MALGNEKKSRAEIQAEREAAEKVARQRIKDEREGLYADLTKRNQEFMIKFMNEINALGYDGDIDLKENQMLHTLIEEQDKGVTAKQLYGTPTTYAQELHQNPNDGNGAIQAGDSPFWHYWVEGGLLIGGVFAGISGLTLLIGSENASSSPAGLFTLILNFIVGGLAMAVLTTNQPDMSKPKKERGTMRYILISVAVLLAWILLISLTEFLPVGINPELPLFAYLALAVLGLAGRWWFKREFKVQNTLF; encoded by the coding sequence ATGGCATTAGGAAATGAGAAAAAATCGAGAGCTGAAATTCAAGCTGAACGTGAAGCGGCTGAAAAAGTAGCCCGCCAACGCATCAAAGACGAACGCGAAGGCCTATACGCAGATTTAACCAAACGTAACCAAGAATTTATGATCAAATTTATGAATGAAATCAATGCTTTAGGTTACGATGGCGATATCGACTTAAAAGAAAATCAAATGTTGCATACCCTTATTGAAGAGCAAGATAAAGGGGTTACTGCTAAACAATTATACGGCACACCAACAACTTACGCCCAAGAACTACACCAAAACCCTAACGACGGTAATGGGGCAATTCAAGCAGGCGACAGCCCATTCTGGCATTACTGGGTTGAAGGTGGCTTATTAATTGGTGGAGTATTCGCGGGTATTTCTGGATTGACCTTATTAATCGGTTCAGAAAATGCCTCATCAAGCCCAGCTGGTTTATTCACCTTAATCTTGAACTTTATTGTTGGGGGGCTAGCAATGGCTGTTCTGACAACAAATCAACCAGATATGTCTAAACCGAAGAAAGAACGCGGCACTATGCGGTATATCTTGATTTCAGTAGCCGTTTTATTGGCCTGGATCCTACTCATTTCCCTAACCGAATTTCTGCCAGTGGGTATTAACCCAGAATTGCCATTATTCGCTTACCTAGCCCTAGCAGTCCTAGGTTTAGCCGGCAGATGGTGGTTTAAACGCGAATTCAAAGTACAAAATACCTTATTCTAA
- a CDS encoding D-alanyl-D-alanine carboxypeptidase family protein, which produces MKNKLTKVLTTALVALLGLNSAQVPMAVLATENTTVDTSQASEATSGTVAEFSEEIATNYGLNIDAAMVIDSESGQILYDQNGADLHGIASLTKLIALFVVYDEIASGNLSFDTKVPVSEAVSALSVAAGLSNVPLEESTNYYTVDALIDAAVIGSGNAAVVALAEYIAGSEQSFIEMMSDKLTELGIKDFELYTASGLAGSWLTTTDGSASPYSIDQENMMQARDILFVAREIVNEYPDVLERSNVTSKEFQVSDTETYTLESTNLFLPGNAYERDDVSGLKTGTESVAGRCIIIMSQIDGRDIMLVTLGAETEDERYVNTSTLLTALQENLAYTTLYEEGATWLPADDVAIYQGVVSGVDLNYAKTNALFLPYNYDLENNSTTTYDAAFQYDAVGNLALTAPLSVDQSINTFNTTVNFDKSLFNQLDMSNAIVPAEDVDKVSIVVQVARIMEDLFKGWMEDIQGVFS; this is translated from the coding sequence GTGAAGAATAAGTTGACAAAAGTTTTGACCACAGCATTGGTTGCCTTGTTAGGCCTCAATTCGGCCCAAGTGCCGATGGCTGTGTTAGCAACTGAAAATACGACTGTAGACACTAGTCAAGCGAGTGAGGCAACAAGTGGTACGGTAGCAGAATTTTCAGAAGAAATTGCGACAAATTACGGGTTGAATATCGATGCCGCGATGGTCATTGATAGTGAATCTGGCCAAATTTTATATGACCAAAATGGGGCCGATTTACACGGGATTGCTTCATTGACTAAGTTAATTGCCTTGTTTGTTGTATATGATGAAATTGCATCAGGAAATTTGTCTTTTGACACTAAAGTGCCTGTCTCAGAGGCAGTTTCAGCGCTTTCCGTAGCGGCTGGTTTATCTAATGTACCATTAGAAGAATCAACTAATTATTATACAGTGGATGCTTTAATTGATGCTGCTGTGATTGGGTCAGGGAATGCAGCCGTAGTTGCCTTGGCAGAATATATTGCCGGCTCAGAGCAATCTTTTATTGAAATGATGAGTGACAAATTAACCGAATTAGGCATCAAAGACTTCGAATTATATACCGCTTCAGGTTTAGCCGGTTCATGGTTAACCACAACTGATGGTTCAGCGTCACCGTACTCAATTGACCAAGAAAATATGATGCAGGCCCGAGATATCTTGTTCGTGGCCCGTGAAATCGTCAATGAATATCCGGATGTTTTAGAACGGTCTAATGTCACTTCAAAAGAATTCCAAGTATCAGATACGGAGACTTATACTTTAGAGAGCACCAACCTGTTTTTACCAGGCAATGCCTACGAACGTGACGACGTATCTGGTCTTAAAACTGGAACTGAATCTGTTGCCGGTCGTTGTATCATCATCATGAGTCAAATCGATGGCCGCGACATCATGCTTGTGACCTTAGGTGCTGAAACAGAAGATGAACGGTATGTAAATACAAGCACATTACTGACTGCCCTACAAGAAAACCTTGCTTATACTACCCTTTATGAAGAAGGTGCCACTTGGTTGCCTGCTGATGACGTAGCTATTTACCAAGGTGTCGTTAGTGGCGTAGATCTGAATTATGCTAAAACGAATGCCCTATTCTTACCTTATAATTATGATTTAGAAAATAATTCGACTACAACTTATGATGCGGCCTTCCAATATGACGCTGTAGGGAACTTAGCGCTGACAGCGCCATTGTCAGTGGACCAATCCATTAATACTTTCAATACGACGGTGAACTTTGATAAAAGTCTCTTTAACCAATTGGATATGTCAAATGCCATTGTACCAGCAGAAGATGTCGACAAGGTCAGCATTGTTGTACAAGTGGCACGCATCATGGAAGATCTGTTTAAAGGTTGGATGGAAGATATCCAAGGCGTTTTTAGTTAA
- a CDS encoding sensor histidine kinase yields the protein MQKKKSRMHTELFFEAVVWLAILVILYFGLMFVLITVYETNYSVLLRTYPGSFFVHPQFQQNFFLSLTVVYLVMSVSFVGWRIYRRLRAVQLGYVLEELHYISQGNYHHKISTSELNGMQPVVDSINRLVDSTVKAREEERRIEQSKDDLITNMSHDIRTPLTSVIGYLTLLKQEGLKDPEKAMKYINIAYDKAIQMQRMTEDLFEYTKVKQVDTKLAINRINVVRMVEQITVEFELEANKAGREFQIVAEPDDNILVDIDPEKFVRIFSNLFTNAFKYGGKGKYIRISIYQDQEKTKFVVENDGAKIPKGQLKDLFQRFYRGDKSRTEPQTGSGLGLAITQSIIELHRGEIHAESDHRGTRFIFTIPNRFEDLEDHVEMERI from the coding sequence TTGCAAAAAAAGAAAAGTAGAATGCATACAGAGCTTTTTTTTGAAGCGGTTGTGTGGCTAGCGATATTGGTCATACTGTATTTTGGGTTAATGTTCGTGTTGATCACGGTCTATGAAACCAATTATTCAGTCTTGTTACGGACATATCCTGGCTCTTTTTTTGTCCACCCACAATTTCAACAAAATTTCTTTCTGTCTCTAACCGTGGTTTACTTGGTGATGAGTGTTTCCTTTGTTGGCTGGCGGATTTACCGGCGGCTACGGGCGGTTCAATTGGGCTATGTGCTTGAAGAGCTGCACTATATTTCGCAAGGAAACTACCATCATAAGATTTCTACTTCCGAGTTGAATGGGATGCAGCCGGTTGTAGATTCGATTAATCGTTTGGTCGACTCCACTGTTAAAGCGCGGGAAGAAGAGCGGCGGATTGAACAGTCTAAGGATGACTTGATAACCAATATGAGTCATGACATTCGGACGCCGCTTACTTCCGTGATTGGTTACTTGACCTTATTGAAGCAGGAAGGGTTGAAAGACCCAGAAAAGGCTATGAAGTATATCAATATTGCTTACGATAAGGCCATTCAAATGCAACGGATGACTGAAGATTTGTTTGAATATACTAAGGTCAAACAAGTGGATACTAAGTTGGCTATTAACCGGATCAATGTGGTACGTATGGTAGAACAAATTACGGTAGAGTTTGAATTAGAGGCCAATAAAGCCGGCCGTGAATTTCAAATTGTGGCCGAACCGGATGACAATATCCTAGTCGATATTGACCCAGAAAAATTTGTACGTATTTTTTCCAATTTATTTACCAATGCCTTTAAATATGGTGGAAAGGGTAAGTATATCAGGATTTCAATCTATCAAGACCAAGAAAAGACCAAGTTTGTCGTTGAAAATGACGGCGCTAAGATTCCTAAGGGGCAACTGAAGGACCTATTCCAGAGATTTTATCGGGGGGATAAATCTCGAACTGAGCCGCAGACGGGTAGTGGTTTGGGGTTAGCGATTACGCAATCGATTATTGAACTGCACCGTGGTGAAATTCACGCGGAGTCGGACCATAGAGGGACACGGTTCATTTTCACTATTCCTAATCGCTTTGAAGATTTAGAGGATCATGTAGAAATGGAGCGAATATAA
- a CDS encoding response regulator transcription factor, with amino-acid sequence MKILITDDDKEIVELLTIYATNEDYEVIQAFDGDEALKKIAENPDIAMMVLDIMMPSKDGITVIKELRKRDVDMPILLLSAKSSDMDKISGLTTGADDYVTKPFNPLEVMARIKSLLRRASTAGDDSATIEVGPLVINKNSHEVKTTDGQQIQLTALEFGILYLLASNPNNVFSADEIFERVWQQESVVSAKTVMVHVSHLRDKIGEATGGDKVISTVWGVGYKITA; translated from the coding sequence ATGAAAATTTTAATTACTGATGACGATAAGGAAATCGTTGAATTATTAACTATATATGCTACAAATGAAGACTACGAGGTAATCCAGGCTTTTGATGGGGATGAGGCCTTGAAGAAAATTGCTGAGAATCCTGATATTGCGATGATGGTGTTGGATATTATGATGCCTAGTAAGGATGGGATTACGGTGATTAAGGAGTTACGGAAACGTGATGTGGATATGCCAATTTTACTATTATCTGCTAAATCGTCTGATATGGACAAGATTTCTGGTTTAACGACTGGTGCGGATGATTATGTGACAAAACCCTTTAACCCGCTTGAAGTGATGGCTCGTATCAAGTCTTTATTGCGTCGTGCTTCTACAGCTGGCGATGATTCAGCAACGATTGAAGTTGGCCCGCTTGTAATTAACAAAAATTCTCATGAGGTAAAGACAACAGATGGTCAACAAATTCAACTAACTGCGCTAGAATTTGGTATATTATACTTACTAGCTAGTAATCCAAATAACGTATTCTCTGCTGACGAGATTTTTGAACGTGTATGGCAGCAAGAGTCTGTGGTATCAGCGAAGACTGTTATGGTCCACGTGAGCCATTTGCGTGATAAGATCGGTGAAGCTACAGGTGGAGACAAGGTAATCTCAACTGTTTGGGGTGTAGGTTATAAAATTACAGCCTAA